Proteins encoded together in one Chryseobacterium sp. G0201 window:
- a CDS encoding winged helix-turn-helix transcriptional regulator, translated as MTAIKESSTIQQNKKYALDLCPVTYVMEKIGGFWKPIILYHLSNGDKRYSELKRAIPAVTEKMLIQHLKQLEADGLVIRTAKPVIPPHVTYELSESGKGLIPVIHQMAEWAFKDMDGKYKCG; from the coding sequence ATGACAGCCATTAAAGAAAGCTCAACCATTCAGCAAAATAAAAAATATGCACTCGATCTTTGTCCGGTGACGTATGTTATGGAAAAAATCGGGGGATTTTGGAAACCTATTATTTTATATCACTTATCAAACGGTGATAAAAGATACAGCGAATTAAAACGCGCGATTCCTGCAGTTACCGAGAAAATGTTGATTCAACATTTAAAACAATTGGAAGCAGACGGATTGGTGATCAGAACGGCTAAACCGGTCATTCCTCCTCATGTAACCTATGAATTGAGTGAATCGGGAAAAGGACTAATTCCTGTCATCCATCAAATGGCAGAATGGGCCTTTAAAGATATGGACGGGAAATATAAATGTGGATAA
- a CDS encoding NAD(P)H-binding protein produces MKIIITGSLGNVAKPLAQQLIAEGHDITVISSNESKKSEIESLGAKAAIGSITDLDFLVKSFENADAAFLMTPPNIGGVNIVENTINAGKNYAEAISKTGVKRVVMLSSIGVESPVETGPIKGLHHIEKLYNNLENTSVTFLRAGYFYINFFNDIPLIQNAGIIGANYPENASIPLVHPVDIAKAAAEELIKNSEGKNVRYIVSDVRTASDLAKVFGTAIGKPELPWIEFKDEDSLNGMLQAGLPKEMAELYAEMGRGVRTGIVQKDFIEHGSVMTGDIKLEEFAKEFAYKFNS; encoded by the coding sequence ATGAAAATTATAATCACAGGTTCATTAGGAAATGTAGCAAAACCATTAGCTCAACAATTAATTGCAGAAGGTCACGATATCACCGTAATCAGTAGCAACGAATCTAAAAAAAGTGAAATTGAATCTCTTGGAGCAAAAGCAGCCATCGGTTCTATTACAGATCTAGATTTTTTAGTTAAATCTTTCGAAAATGCAGATGCAGCATTTTTGATGACACCTCCAAATATAGGCGGAGTGAATATTGTTGAAAACACGATTAATGCAGGAAAAAATTATGCTGAAGCCATTTCAAAAACAGGCGTAAAGAGAGTTGTTATGTTAAGCAGCATCGGTGTTGAATCTCCTGTAGAAACCGGCCCGATAAAAGGACTTCATCATATTGAAAAATTATATAATAATTTAGAAAATACTTCTGTAACCTTTTTAAGAGCCGGATATTTCTACATTAATTTCTTTAATGATATTCCGTTAATTCAAAACGCAGGAATTATTGGAGCCAATTATCCTGAAAATGCAAGCATCCCATTAGTTCATCCCGTTGATATTGCTAAAGCTGCCGCAGAAGAATTAATAAAAAATTCTGAAGGTAAGAATGTAAGATATATTGTAAGTGATGTTCGTACAGCATCTGATCTTGCTAAAGTTTTTGGAACTGCCATCGGAAAACCGGAGTTACCTTGGATTGAATTTAAAGATGAAGATTCTCTAAACGGAATGCTTCAGGCAGGTCTTCCAAAAGAAATGGCTGAACTGTATGCTGAAATGGGAAGAGGCGTAAGAACTGGGATTGTTCAAAAGGATTTTATTGAACACGGTTCGGTAATGACGGGAGATATTAAATTGGAGGAATTTGCGAAGGAGTTTGCTTATAAGTTTAATTCTTAA
- a CDS encoding carboxylesterase family protein — MTTQQNIGTHNFHSSFGKIFAVKENGILKAKSIRYAHSERFEKPVPEKPSVSEIFFPERTPVCPQNISPLLEKMIGKIDLDLFDVEESTQFLSIYRPENIDQNEKLSVVVWIHGGSYEIGCGDLSTADPTDWVKEQNIIVVTVSYRLGFFGFLGGSEKRPANLGLFDIIEALKWIKTYINDFGGDQENITLLGQSSGGDAIAHLMISDGVENLFQRVIIQSAPLGLRNNRQKMLTEFLEKTERFTAETDILEIIENYKNFVPSFFKYGLKAAMPFGAQYGFPPLCREDESIQKWKENAKKYDVLIGLNDDETSFYLKASDSMNKYLNQGLGKKILNKTIRATTEIIYGKPAQIFAENYAEAGGNVYLFRIHSRLINNFFGAAHAFDLPLLFGNENAWKSSGLLKDVPWKCIHENGQIVRSLWAEFARSGNISESSEIPSMLELRKV, encoded by the coding sequence ATGACAACACAACAAAATATTGGAACTCATAACTTTCATTCCTCATTCGGGAAAATTTTCGCAGTAAAAGAAAATGGCATTCTAAAAGCTAAAAGTATTCGCTATGCGCATTCTGAAAGATTCGAAAAACCCGTTCCGGAAAAACCTTCAGTTTCGGAAATTTTTTTTCCAGAGAGAACTCCGGTTTGTCCGCAGAATATCAGTCCATTATTAGAGAAGATGATCGGGAAAATTGATCTTGATCTTTTTGATGTTGAAGAATCAACGCAATTTTTGTCAATTTATCGACCTGAAAATATCGATCAGAATGAAAAATTATCAGTCGTAGTTTGGATTCATGGCGGATCTTATGAAATAGGATGTGGTGATCTTTCAACTGCTGATCCTACCGATTGGGTAAAAGAACAAAACATTATTGTTGTCACGGTTTCTTACCGTTTAGGATTTTTCGGTTTCTTGGGCGGAAGTGAAAAAAGACCTGCCAATTTGGGTTTATTTGATATTATTGAAGCATTAAAATGGATCAAAACATATATCAATGATTTTGGTGGAGATCAAGAAAACATTACTCTTCTTGGCCAATCTTCCGGAGGTGATGCCATTGCTCATCTGATGATTTCTGATGGTGTGGAAAACCTATTTCAACGAGTAATTATTCAAAGTGCGCCTTTGGGACTTCGAAATAACCGCCAGAAAATGCTCACTGAATTTTTAGAAAAAACGGAAAGATTTACAGCAGAAACAGATATTTTAGAAATCATAGAAAACTATAAAAACTTTGTACCGTCTTTCTTTAAATATGGATTAAAAGCAGCCATGCCTTTCGGAGCGCAATATGGTTTTCCGCCTTTGTGCAGGGAAGATGAATCTATTCAAAAATGGAAAGAAAATGCTAAAAAATATGATGTTTTGATTGGTCTAAATGATGATGAAACCTCATTTTATTTAAAAGCTTCCGACTCGATGAATAAATATCTCAATCAAGGTTTGGGTAAGAAAATTCTTAATAAAACAATTCGGGCAACGACAGAAATTATTTACGGAAAACCAGCGCAGATTTTTGCTGAAAACTATGCGGAAGCAGGTGGAAATGTTTATTTATTCAGAATCCATTCGCGATTGATCAATAATTTTTTCGGGGCAGCTCACGCATTTGATCTCCCTTTGTTATTTGGAAATGAAAATGCATGGAAATCTTCAGGTTTATTAAAAGACGTTCCCTGGAAATGTATTCACGAGAACGGACAAATAGTAAGATCACTTTGGGCAGAGTTTGCCAGAAGCGGAAATATCTCAGAATCCTCTGAAATACCTTCTATGCTGGAACTCCGAAAAGTTTAG
- a CDS encoding helix-turn-helix domain-containing protein: protein MEDQEVEIYNSVSEYNKMANQETLHPLVSVVDFSKSDPISQHKRTFGFYTVFLKDVMCGDMFYGKNSYDYQEGTLVFIAPGQTYGIYNKGKQIQPAGSALLFHPDLIKGTNLGKNIKDYSFFSYDVHEALHLSEKEREIILECFKNIKLELEQSIDKHSKSLIVNNIELFLNYCMRFYDRQFITRDHVNQGVIGKFENLLDEYLKSDKPKNFGFPMVNYFAEQLNLSANYFGDIIKKELGISAQEFIHNKLIDVAKEQIFNPEKSISEISYDLGFKYPQHFTRLFKTKVGVSPSEYKTLN from the coding sequence ATGGAAGATCAAGAGGTTGAAATCTATAATAGTGTTTCGGAATATAATAAAATGGCCAATCAGGAAACCTTACATCCTTTGGTAAGCGTGGTTGATTTTTCAAAATCTGATCCTATTAGTCAGCACAAAAGAACGTTTGGTTTTTATACTGTTTTCTTAAAGGACGTGATGTGTGGAGATATGTTTTACGGAAAAAACAGTTACGACTATCAGGAAGGAACGTTGGTTTTCATTGCGCCAGGTCAAACCTATGGAATTTACAATAAAGGAAAGCAGATTCAGCCCGCAGGTTCTGCCTTACTCTTTCATCCGGATTTGATTAAAGGAACCAATTTAGGGAAGAATATAAAGGATTATTCATTTTTCTCTTATGACGTTCATGAGGCATTGCATTTATCTGAAAAGGAGCGTGAGATCATTTTAGAATGTTTTAAAAATATCAAACTCGAATTAGAGCAATCAATCGATAAACACAGCAAGTCATTAATTGTCAATAATATTGAATTGTTTTTGAATTACTGTATGCGTTTTTATGATCGTCAGTTTATCACAAGAGATCATGTCAATCAGGGAGTTATCGGTAAGTTTGAAAATCTTTTGGATGAATATTTAAAATCTGATAAACCTAAAAATTTTGGTTTTCCGATGGTTAATTATTTTGCTGAACAACTTAATCTTTCGGCAAACTATTTCGGAGATATCATTAAAAAAGAACTGGGAATTTCTGCTCAGGAATTTATCCACAATAAATTGATTGATGTTGCAAAAGAGCAAATTTTCAATCCTGAAAAATCGATCAGCGAAATTTCTTATGATCTTGGATTCAAATATCCGCAACATTTCACGCGACTATTCAAAACTAAAGTCGGAGTTTCCCCAAGCGAATATAAAACGTTGAACTAA
- a CDS encoding ectonucleotide pyrophosphatase/phosphodiesterase: MKRGLHFLMFLMSLTVFAQKAPVDTTQIVIPNRYNTVDAQTKPYVIMISTDGFRYDYTKKYNAENLLKYSNEGVRAKAMIPSYPSITFPNHWSLITGLYPANHGLIDNFFYDYKRKESYAMSDKKNAEDGSWYGGTPLWGLAEKQGMISASLMWVGSASDAGRKRPTYYYPYHEKFSPSEKVDKVVNWLKLPMDKRPHFISLYFPEVDGSGHHFGPDTKETEDAVHLIDKAIGELVQKVNDLGLKNVNFIFVSDHGMIKVDGGTPLEIPALLLDKNRFDFYNSQTLLRVVVKNPYEVKAVYKELKANKTDDYEVYLDKKLPKYLHFGSKDDQYNRIGQILLIPRAPKIFLEKGKKTSVGKHGYNPRLVPEMKATFFAWGPEFKNNVVIDEFSNVNVYPLVAEILGLKIEQPIDGKFKVLKEILKNKR; encoded by the coding sequence ATGAAGCGAGGATTACATTTTTTAATGTTTTTAATGTCGTTAACAGTTTTTGCTCAAAAAGCACCTGTTGATACTACCCAAATAGTTATTCCTAATCGATATAATACAGTTGATGCACAGACGAAACCTTATGTGATCATGATCTCTACAGACGGTTTTAGATATGATTATACTAAAAAATATAATGCAGAAAATCTTTTAAAATATTCAAATGAAGGTGTTCGGGCAAAGGCGATGATACCAAGTTATCCGAGTATTACTTTTCCGAATCACTGGAGTTTAATCACCGGATTGTATCCTGCTAATCATGGTTTGATCGATAACTTTTTTTATGACTACAAAAGAAAAGAATCGTATGCGATGAGCGACAAGAAAAATGCAGAAGACGGAAGTTGGTATGGCGGAACTCCACTTTGGGGATTGGCTGAAAAGCAGGGAATGATCTCAGCTTCATTAATGTGGGTTGGTTCTGCAAGTGATGCTGGTAGAAAGAGGCCAACATATTATTATCCTTATCACGAAAAATTTAGTCCTTCTGAAAAGGTGGATAAAGTTGTTAATTGGTTAAAATTACCGATGGATAAAAGACCACATTTTATTTCATTATACTTTCCTGAAGTGGATGGAAGCGGGCATCATTTCGGACCAGATACAAAAGAAACAGAAGATGCCGTTCATTTAATTGACAAAGCGATTGGAGAGTTGGTTCAAAAGGTTAATGATTTAGGATTGAAAAATGTCAATTTCATCTTTGTTTCAGATCATGGAATGATAAAAGTTGATGGCGGAACTCCTCTTGAAATTCCGGCGTTACTTTTAGATAAAAACAGATTTGATTTTTATAATTCTCAAACATTGTTGAGAGTGGTGGTTAAAAATCCGTATGAAGTTAAAGCTGTTTATAAAGAATTAAAAGCTAATAAAACAGATGATTATGAAGTTTATTTAGATAAAAAGCTTCCTAAATATTTACATTTTGGATCTAAAGATGATCAATATAACAGAATTGGACAAATTCTTCTGATTCCAAGAGCGCCGAAGATATTTTTAGAGAAAGGCAAGAAAACATCTGTTGGAAAACATGGTTATAATCCAAGGCTTGTTCCTGAAATGAAAGCTACTTTCTTTGCCTGGGGACCTGAATTTAAAAATAATGTTGTGATCGATGAGTTTTCAAATGTAAATGTTTATCCTCTGGTTGCAGAAATTTTAGGATTAAAAATTGAACAGCCCATTGATGGGAAATTTAAAGTACTGAAAGAAATATTAAAAAACAAAAGGTAA
- a CDS encoding NAD(P)-dependent alcohol dehydrogenase, with protein MSTFTVKAFAAESTTADLKEMNIERRDTTPNDVEIDILYCGVCHSDLHTARNDWGGTMYPAVPGHEIVGRITKVGSDVSKFKVGDLAGVGCIVDSCGHCDSCKQDLEQYCLNGFTGTYNGKDKHLGGHTFGGYSQKVVVDADHVLKVPENLDLAAVAPLLCAGITTWSPLKHWNVGPNSKVAVVGLGGLGHMAIKLAKGLGAEVTLFSRTPGKTEDAKQLGADHVVISTDDTQMDSVKGKFDVIIDTVPYVHDVNPYVTTLNISGTLVLVGYLGGLEPILNTVPMILGRKSVAGSVIGGIAETQEMLDFCGEHNIVSEIEMINMQDINGAYERMLKSDVRYRFVIDMKSL; from the coding sequence ATGAGCACATTCACCGTAAAAGCTTTCGCAGCAGAGTCTACGACAGCAGATTTAAAAGAAATGAACATTGAAAGGAGAGATACAACACCCAATGATGTAGAAATTGATATTCTATATTGCGGAGTTTGTCACTCTGACCTTCATACAGCAAGAAACGACTGGGGCGGAACAATGTATCCGGCAGTTCCGGGACACGAAATTGTAGGTAGAATTACAAAAGTAGGAAGCGATGTTTCGAAATTTAAAGTTGGAGATTTGGCAGGTGTAGGATGTATCGTAGATTCTTGCGGGCATTGCGACAGCTGTAAACAAGATCTTGAACAATATTGTCTAAACGGATTTACAGGAACTTATAACGGAAAAGATAAGCATTTGGGCGGTCATACTTTCGGAGGATATTCTCAAAAAGTAGTTGTAGATGCTGATCACGTTTTAAAAGTGCCTGAAAATTTAGATCTTGCAGCAGTTGCACCACTTCTTTGTGCAGGAATTACTACTTGGTCTCCTTTGAAACACTGGAACGTTGGTCCAAATTCTAAAGTTGCGGTTGTTGGTCTTGGAGGCTTAGGTCACATGGCTATTAAATTAGCAAAAGGTTTGGGAGCTGAAGTTACTTTATTCTCAAGAACTCCGGGAAAAACAGAAGATGCAAAGCAATTGGGAGCTGATCATGTTGTAATTTCTACAGATGATACTCAAATGGATTCTGTGAAAGGGAAATTTGACGTAATTATTGATACTGTTCCTTATGTACACGATGTAAATCCTTATGTTACGACTTTAAATATCAGCGGAACGCTTGTTTTAGTCGGATATTTAGGAGGTTTGGAACCTATTTTGAATACCGTTCCGATGATTTTAGGAAGAAAATCCGTTGCCGGTTCGGTGATCGGTGGTATTGCCGAAACTCAGGAAATGCTTGATTTCTGTGGTGAGCATAATATCGTTTCTGAAATCGAAATGATTAATATGCAAGACATTAACGGAGCTTATGAAAGAATGCTGAAAAGCGACGTAAGATACCGTTTTGTGATTGATATGAAATCTTTGTAA
- a CDS encoding alpha-amylase, which translates to MNQTMIQFFHWYSEGDGKLWKEAEKQANYLSDLGITSVWFPPAYKGTNGGYSVGYDAYDIFDLGEFDQKGTVKTKYGTKDEYTKAIKALKKQNIQIIVDIVLGHKAGGDELEKFKAVKVDENNREKVISDVIEIESYTKFTFPGRQKNYSEFEWNFTCFSGVDFAEGMDSHIFKIQSEYGNDWEEMIDDEKGNYDYLMYNDVEHRNPHVREELNNWAKWYFDQTDFDGVRLDALKHISFDFYKEWLTLLRSNSGKNIFAVGEYWAPGYLPLLQKYIEVTEGAMSLFDSSLQNNFHTASKEGGDYDLRRIFDETLTQADPLHSVSLVDNHDTQPLQDLEAPVEEWFKPLAYALILLRENGYPCVFYPDLFGAHYIDKDKEGNDQEIFLNKIDGIEELLKARKDYAYGVQKDYFEDANCLGWVREGDDEHQGCAVVLSNKEAYNKPMEMGKKYIGKEFYDLLGRFEDKVTIDEKGWGNFPVPAGNVSVWIPE; encoded by the coding sequence ATGAACCAAACGATGATTCAGTTTTTCCATTGGTACTCGGAAGGAGACGGAAAATTATGGAAAGAAGCAGAAAAACAGGCCAATTATTTATCAGATTTAGGAATTACATCAGTTTGGTTTCCTCCAGCATATAAAGGAACAAATGGCGGCTACTCGGTCGGTTATGATGCATATGATATTTTTGACTTAGGCGAATTCGACCAAAAAGGAACTGTTAAAACAAAATACGGAACAAAAGACGAATATACAAAAGCTATTAAAGCTTTAAAAAAACAAAATATTCAGATCATTGTTGATATTGTGTTGGGGCATAAAGCTGGCGGCGACGAACTGGAAAAATTTAAAGCCGTAAAAGTTGACGAAAACAACAGGGAAAAAGTGATTTCTGATGTTATCGAAATAGAATCTTATACCAAATTTACATTTCCGGGAAGACAAAAAAACTATTCTGAATTTGAATGGAACTTTACCTGTTTCAGCGGAGTTGATTTTGCTGAAGGTATGGATTCCCATATTTTCAAAATCCAGTCTGAATACGGAAACGACTGGGAAGAAATGATCGACGATGAAAAAGGAAATTACGATTATCTGATGTATAATGACGTTGAGCATCGTAATCCTCATGTTCGCGAAGAGCTTAATAACTGGGCAAAATGGTATTTTGATCAAACTGATTTTGACGGTGTAAGACTTGATGCTTTAAAACATATTTCTTTTGATTTTTATAAAGAATGGCTCACCCTACTCCGCTCCAATTCCGGAAAAAATATCTTTGCCGTTGGTGAATATTGGGCTCCCGGATATTTACCTTTACTTCAAAAATATATCGAAGTTACGGAAGGTGCTATGAGTTTATTCGATAGTTCGCTACAGAATAATTTTCATACCGCATCCAAAGAAGGTGGCGATTATGATTTGAGAAGAATCTTTGATGAAACGCTTACTCAGGCCGATCCTCTTCACTCCGTAAGTCTTGTTGATAATCATGATACACAGCCTTTACAGGATCTGGAAGCTCCCGTTGAAGAGTGGTTTAAACCTCTTGCCTATGCTTTGATCTTGTTGAGAGAAAACGGTTATCCATGTGTTTTTTACCCCGATCTCTTTGGCGCTCATTACATCGATAAAGATAAAGAAGGAAATGATCAGGAAATATTTCTGAATAAAATTGATGGCATTGAAGAGCTATTAAAAGCCAGAAAAGACTATGCTTACGGCGTTCAAAAAGATTATTTTGAAGATGCCAATTGTTTGGGATGGGTGCGTGAAGGTGATGATGAACATCAAGGTTGTGCCGTAGTTTTGAGTAATAAAGAAGCCTACAACAAGCCTATGGAAATGGGAAAAAAATATATTGGAAAAGAATTTTATGATCTGCTTGGTAGATTTGAAGACAAAGTTACCATAGATGAAAAAGGCTGGGGAAATTTCCCTGTTCCGGCGGGAAATGTAAGTGTCTGGATTCCTGAATAA
- the dinB gene encoding DNA polymerase IV, with the protein MDFPFPLRKIIHVDMDAFYASVEQYDNPALRGKPVAVGGGHRGVVSAASYEARKFGVRSAMPSKTAKERCPHLIFVPPRFARYKEISKKIREIFHEYTDLVEPLSLDEAYLDVTENKKGIESANQIAKEIRQKIFEETGLTASAGISINKFLAKVASDINKPNGQKTIHPDKIEGFLEELPVEKFYGVGKVTANKMFTLGIFKGKDLKKKTLQELVSLFGKSGGYYYNVVRGIHTSEVKPHRIQKSVAVERTFFEDLFDEQQINEKLESLSAELHQRLQKNNILGRSLTLKIKYKDFSLFTRSITKEEYFNSAEEYLKTSKKLWELRPFDKAVRLLGLSLSQLNTEEKKQVSIQLKIPFEEFEN; encoded by the coding sequence ATGGATTTTCCTTTTCCCCTCCGCAAAATTATTCATGTTGATATGGATGCATTTTATGCTTCCGTGGAGCAGTATGACAATCCTGCATTAAGAGGAAAACCAGTTGCTGTAGGTGGCGGACATCGCGGTGTCGTTTCCGCAGCCAGCTATGAAGCAAGAAAATTCGGAGTCCGTTCTGCAATGCCCAGCAAAACAGCAAAAGAAAGATGTCCGCATCTGATCTTTGTTCCGCCACGTTTTGCACGTTATAAAGAAATTTCAAAAAAAATTCGGGAAATTTTTCATGAATATACCGATTTAGTTGAACCTTTATCTTTAGACGAAGCCTATCTCGACGTTACCGAAAATAAAAAAGGAATAGAATCTGCGAATCAGATCGCGAAAGAGATTCGCCAAAAAATATTTGAAGAAACAGGACTCACAGCTTCTGCGGGTATTTCTATCAATAAATTTTTAGCAAAGGTTGCTTCCGACATTAATAAACCAAACGGACAAAAAACGATTCATCCCGACAAGATCGAAGGCTTTCTGGAAGAATTACCTGTTGAAAAGTTCTATGGTGTAGGAAAAGTTACCGCCAACAAAATGTTTACGCTAGGAATTTTTAAAGGAAAAGATTTAAAGAAAAAAACATTGCAGGAACTTGTAAGTTTATTCGGAAAATCCGGAGGCTATTATTACAATGTTGTCCGCGGAATTCATACTTCCGAAGTAAAACCTCATCGCATTCAGAAAAGTGTTGCGGTGGAAAGAACCTTTTTTGAAGATCTTTTTGATGAACAGCAGATCAACGAAAAACTTGAAAGCTTAAGCGCAGAACTTCATCAGAGGTTACAGAAAAACAATATTCTCGGAAGATCTTTAACATTAAAAATTAAATATAAAGATTTTTCACTGTTTACAAGAAGCATCACGAAAGAAGAATACTTCAATTCTGCCGAAGAATATCTTAAAACTTCAAAAAAACTTTGGGAACTTCGCCCCTTTGACAAAGCCGTAAGATTATTAGGACTATCTCTTTCTCAACTTAATACGGAGGAAAAAAAGCAGGTATCTATTCAACTAAAAATACCGTTTGAAGAATTTGAAAATTAA
- a CDS encoding T9SS type A sorting domain-containing protein: MKKVLLTLSLALASAVGAQFSSGTVNLGSTGMTVKLDTSSTLATLTLTGADTSYLGIGFGGTGTTGGMGTGVDGFIYNSNSTTNSNLDYTFAGVGATPNVDASQDWTITSNTTSGGIRTIIATRSLAGGAGDTAFTNSAGSVNIFFAKGPSTTLAANYHGFGNRGYAILNKTATLATNDLALESKKVVLYPNPAKETVNFKNADKIKSIDIYEATGRKVKSVKIDGENISVADLKSGSYYFEITLKDGTLSFEKLIKE, translated from the coding sequence ATGAAAAAAGTTTTACTCACATTAAGTTTAGCTCTTGCAAGCGCTGTAGGAGCACAGTTTTCCTCTGGTACAGTGAACCTAGGGTCAACTGGAATGACTGTAAAGTTGGATACTTCTTCCACTTTAGCGACACTTACACTTACGGGTGCAGATACTTCCTACTTAGGAATCGGTTTTGGTGGAACAGGAACTACTGGTGGTATGGGAACTGGAGTTGATGGATTTATTTATAATTCTAATTCGACTACCAATTCTAATCTTGATTATACATTTGCGGGAGTAGGTGCTACGCCCAACGTGGATGCTTCTCAGGATTGGACGATTACATCTAACACTACTTCTGGAGGTATAAGAACTATAATTGCTACAAGATCTCTTGCTGGTGGTGCGGGAGATACAGCATTTACAAATTCGGCAGGATCGGTAAATATTTTCTTTGCAAAAGGTCCTTCAACAACTTTAGCGGCTAATTATCATGGGTTTGGTAACAGAGGATATGCTATTCTTAATAAAACTGCAACTCTGGCAACAAATGATTTGGCTCTGGAAAGTAAAAAAGTTGTTCTTTATCCAAATCCTGCTAAGGAAACGGTTAACTTCAAAAATGCTGATAAAATCAAATCTATTGATATTTATGAAGCTACAGGAAGAAAAGTAAAATCTGTAAAAATTGATGGAGAAAATATTAGCGTAGCTGATCTTAAATCGGGAAGCTATTATTTTGAAATTACATTGAAAGACGGAACTTTATCTTTTGAAAAATTAATTAAAGAATAA
- a CDS encoding GNAT family N-acetyltransferase, whose product MELENLENIDKQELLSVFNASFSDYLVPFHLTLDQLKSKIFTEKVDMSLSVGGFDSGKLVSFILNAEKIEAGQRIVYNAGTGIISEYRGKGLVRQMYDYILPILQDKKTDILTLEVLEKNEAAIRAYTNLGFRITRKLLCFKGNIELKEKDSNVLIQEMSSFQWEKFRSFWDIEPSWQNSVTVIEQMDKDCKILGAYKVDKLVGYAIYNPVARKVHQIAVDKNFRKVGIGNKLFSKIKQMSEWQAISINNVDDSSESTCRFLNAIGLENWVSQFEMSYKIQSSAF is encoded by the coding sequence ATGGAATTGGAAAACCTTGAAAATATTGATAAACAGGAACTTTTGTCCGTATTTAATGCTTCTTTTTCAGACTATCTGGTTCCTTTTCACTTAACATTGGATCAGCTCAAATCAAAAATATTTACTGAAAAAGTTGATATGAGCCTTTCTGTGGGAGGCTTTGATTCGGGTAAATTGGTGTCTTTTATTCTTAATGCTGAAAAAATAGAGGCTGGGCAACGAATTGTATATAATGCCGGAACAGGAATAATTTCCGAATATCGAGGAAAAGGATTAGTCAGACAAATGTATGACTATATTCTCCCTATATTACAAGATAAAAAAACAGATATTTTAACGCTGGAAGTGCTCGAAAAAAATGAAGCCGCCATAAGAGCTTATACCAATTTAGGTTTTAGGATTACCCGGAAATTGCTTTGTTTTAAAGGAAATATTGAACTCAAAGAAAAAGATTCTAATGTTTTAATACAAGAGATGAGTAGCTTTCAATGGGAGAAATTCAGGTCTTTCTGGGATATTGAACCATCATGGCAAAATTCTGTTACGGTAATTGAACAGATGGATAAAGATTGTAAAATTCTCGGCGCTTATAAAGTGGATAAACTCGTAGGGTATGCTATTTATAACCCTGTTGCTAGAAAAGTACACCAAATTGCTGTTGATAAAAATTTCAGAAAAGTGGGGATTGGAAACAAGCTTTTTAGTAAAATAAAACAGATGAGTGAATGGCAAGCAATATCCATAAATAATGTTGATGATTCTTCTGAAAGTACCTGCCGTTTTCTTAATGCGATTGGTCTTGAAAATTGGGTGTCACAATTTGAAATGAGTTACAAGATCCAATCTTCAGCATTCTAA
- a CDS encoding cupin domain-containing protein, with product METFNTTIFPKGEKAPSEYFSGGTAWVKILKPNTDELNCQIGNVIFEPRCRNNWHSHGGGQILIVTSGTGFYQEKGKSAQVLKAGDVVNIPPHIVHWHGASRDSEFTHIAINPNTQNGIVEWMEPVTDEEYNNL from the coding sequence ATGGAAACATTTAATACTACTATTTTTCCTAAAGGAGAAAAAGCGCCTTCTGAATATTTTTCAGGCGGAACTGCATGGGTAAAGATTTTAAAACCCAATACAGACGAACTTAACTGCCAGATCGGGAATGTAATTTTCGAGCCACGATGCAGAAATAACTGGCATTCTCATGGAGGCGGACAGATTTTAATTGTAACTTCAGGAACAGGTTTTTATCAGGAAAAAGGAAAGTCTGCGCAGGTTTTAAAAGCAGGAGATGTTGTGAATATACCTCCTCATATAGTTCATTGGCATGGTGCGAGTCGTGATAGTGAATTCACGCATATTGCCATCAATCCCAATACTCAAAACGGTATTGTAGAATGGATGGAGCCTGTAACAGACGAAGAATACAACAATTTATAA